A stretch of the Pongo pygmaeus isolate AG05252 chromosome 16, NHGRI_mPonPyg2-v2.0_pri, whole genome shotgun sequence genome encodes the following:
- the LOC129014668 gene encoding golgin subfamily A member 6-like protein 1 isoform X1: MLMWPQPHLPDNPHLPTHPHLPTHPHLPTHPHLPTHPHLPTHPHLPTQPHLPTHPHLPTHPHLPTHPHLPTHPHLPTQPHLPTHPHLPTHPHLPTHPDLPTHPSPPTHPHLPTHPHLPTHPHLPTHPHLPTHPHLPTHPHLPTQPHLPTHPHLPTHPHLPTHPDLPTHPSPPTHPHLPTYPHLPTHPHLPTHPDLPTHPHPRTHPHLPTQPTMYKETRQNKLAEAKEKLRDHHAQTNPSVGAGASDTKKKKINNGTNSETTTSDGCHSPENKQQNRAQLEEEKKANHQHQEALRRELEAQVHTIRILTCQKTELQTALYYSQQAVKQLEGEARDLIGRLHDSWKFAGELEQALSAVTTQKEKADKYIEELTKERDTLSLELYRNTITDEELKEKNAELQEKLRLVESEKSEIQLNVKELKRKLERAKLLLPQQQLQAEADHLGKELQSVSAKLQAQVEENELWNRLNQQQEEKMWSQEEKIREREEKIREREEKIQEQEEKIREQEEKMRRQEEMMREKEEKIRELEEKIHEQEKIWEEEEKRQEQEKICEQEKRQEQEEKMWRQEEKIHKQEEKIQEQEEKMWRQEEKMHEQEKIWEEEKRQEQEEKMWRQEEKIREQEEMWRQKEKMHQQEEKIREQEEKMWRQEEKIWEQEKKMWRQEEKIREQEEKMGRQEEKIREQEEKMHEQEEKMWRQEEKMHEQEKIREEEKRQEQEEKIWRQEKIREQEKMWRQKEKMHEQEEKIREQEEKMWRQEEKVRKQKDMMREQEEKIREQEEMMQEQEEKMRRQEEKMWEQEVRLRHQEEKMQELEEHLEAAIYRADDKNAQTINM, encoded by the exons ATGCTGATGTggccccaaccccacctccctgacaatccccacctccctacccatccccacctccctacccatccccacctccctacccatccccacctccctacccacccccacctccctacccatccccacctccctacacagccccacctccctacccacccccacctccctacccacccccacctccctacacacccccacctccctacacacccccacctccctacacagccccacctccctacccacccccacctccctacacacccccacctccctacccaccccgaCCTCCCTACCCATCCCAGcccccctacccacccccacctccctacacacccccacctccctacccacccccacctccctacccacccccacctccctacacacccccacctccctacacacccccacctccctacacagccccacctccctacccacccccacctccctacacacccccacctccctacccaccccgaCCTCCCTACCCATCCCAGcccccctacccacccccacctccctacctacccccacctccctacacacccccacctccctacccaccccgaCCTCCCTACCCATCCCCACCCCCGTACCCACCCGCACCTCCCTACCCAACCCACGATGTACAAAGAAACCCGACAGAACAAATTGGCCGAGGCCAAGGAAAAG TTGAGAGACCATCATGCCCAGACCAACCCTAGTGTTGGTGCAGGAGCAAGCGacaccaaaaagaagaaaataaataatggcacTAACTCTGAGACAACCACTTCTGATGGTTGCCACTCACCTGAGAAT AAACAACAGAACCGAGCTCAGCTGGAAGAA gaaaagaAGGCAAACCACCAACATCAGGAAGCTCTAAGGAGGGAGctagag GCCCAGGTTCATACCATACGAATCCTTACATGTCAGAAAACCGAGCTTCAGACGGCACTCTATTACAGCCAGCAAGCTGTCAAACAGTTGGAAG GAGAGGCCAGGGATCTGATCGGCCGCCTGCATGATTCATGGAAGTTTGCAGGAGAGTTAGAGCAGGCTCTCTCTGCCGTCACTACACAGAAGGAGAAGGCGGATAAG TACATCGAGGAGTTAACAAAGGAGAGGGACACCCTGAGTCTGGAACTGTACAGGAACAC CATAACCGATGAGgagctgaaggagaaaaatgccgaactacaagaaaaacttcgacttgtagaatctgaaaagtctGAGATCCAGCTCAACGTAAAGGAGCTAAAAAGGAAGCTGGAGAGGGCCAAGCTCCTGCTGCCACAG cagcagctgcaggcgGAGGCTGACCACCTGGGTAAGGAGCTGCAGAGTGTGTCAGCAAAGCTCCAAGCCCAGGTGGAAGAGAACGAGTTGTGGAACCGCCTGAACCAGcaacaggaggagaagatgtggagccaggaggagaagatacgggagcgggaggagaagatacgggagcggGAGGAGAAGATAcaagagcaggaggagaagatacgggagcaggaggagaagatgcggaggcaggaggagatgatgcgagagaaggaggagaagatacgggagctgGAGGAGAAGATACATGAGCAGGAAAAGatatgggaggaggaggagaagaggcaggagcaggagaagaTATGCGAgcaggagaagaggcaggagcaggaggagaagatgtggaggcaggaggagaagatacacaagcaggaggagaagatacaggagcaggaggagaagatgtggaggcaggaggagaagatgcatgAGCAGGAGAAGAtatgggaggaggagaagaggcaggagcaggaggagaagatgtggaggcaggaggagaagatacgggagcaggaggagatgtggaggcagaaggagaagatgcaccagcaggaggagaagatacgggagcaggaggagaagatgtggaggcaggaggagaagatatgggagcaggagaagaagatgtggaggcaggaggagaagatacgggagcaggaggagaagatggggaggcaggaggagaagatacgggagcaggaagagaagatgcacgagcaggaggagaagatgtggaggcaggaggagaagatgcacgagcaggagaagatacgggaggaggagaagaggcaggagcaggaggagaagatatggaggcaggagaagatacgggagcaggagaagatgtggaggcagaaggagaagatgcacgagcaggaggaaaagatacgggagcaggaggagaagatgtggaggcaggaggagaaggtgCGGAAGCAGAAAGATATGATGcgagagcaggaggagaagatacgtgAGCAGGAGGAGATGATGCAGgaacaggaggagaagatgcggaggcaggaggagaagatgtgggagCAGGAAGTGAGGCTGCGGcaccaggaggagaagatgcaggaactggag GAGCACCTGGAAGCTGCCATCTACCGAGCAGATGACAAGAACGCACaaacaataaacatgtaa
- the LOC129014668 gene encoding golgin subfamily A member 6-like protein 1 isoform X2: protein MLMWPQPHLPDNPHLPTHPHLPTHPHLPTHPHLPTHPHLPTHPHLPTQPHLPTHPHLPTHPHLPTHPHLPTHPHLPTQPHLPTHPHLPTHPHLPTHPDLPTHPSPPTHPHLPTHPHLPTHPHLPTHPHLPTHPHLPTHPHLPTQPHLPTHPHLPTHPHLPTHPDLPTHPSPPTHPHLPTYPHLPTHPHLPTHPDLPTHPHPRTHPHLPTQPTMYKETRQNKLAEAKEKLRDHHAQTNPSVGAGASDTKKKKINNGTNSETTTSDGCHSPENEKKANHQHQEALRRELEAQVHTIRILTCQKTELQTALYYSQQAVKQLEGEARDLIGRLHDSWKFAGELEQALSAVTTQKEKADKYIEELTKERDTLSLELYRNTITDEELKEKNAELQEKLRLVESEKSEIQLNVKELKRKLERAKLLLPQQQLQAEADHLGKELQSVSAKLQAQVEENELWNRLNQQQEEKMWSQEEKIREREEKIREREEKIQEQEEKIREQEEKMRRQEEMMREKEEKIRELEEKIHEQEKIWEEEEKRQEQEKICEQEKRQEQEEKMWRQEEKIHKQEEKIQEQEEKMWRQEEKMHEQEKIWEEEKRQEQEEKMWRQEEKIREQEEMWRQKEKMHQQEEKIREQEEKMWRQEEKIWEQEKKMWRQEEKIREQEEKMGRQEEKIREQEEKMHEQEEKMWRQEEKMHEQEKIREEEKRQEQEEKIWRQEKIREQEKMWRQKEKMHEQEEKIREQEEKMWRQEEKVRKQKDMMREQEEKIREQEEMMQEQEEKMRRQEEKMWEQEVRLRHQEEKMQELEEHLEAAIYRADDKNAQTINM from the exons ATGCTGATGTggccccaaccccacctccctgacaatccccacctccctacccatccccacctccctacccatccccacctccctacccatccccacctccctacccacccccacctccctacccatccccacctccctacacagccccacctccctacccacccccacctccctacccacccccacctccctacacacccccacctccctacacacccccacctccctacacagccccacctccctacccacccccacctccctacacacccccacctccctacccaccccgaCCTCCCTACCCATCCCAGcccccctacccacccccacctccctacacacccccacctccctacccacccccacctccctacccacccccacctccctacacacccccacctccctacacacccccacctccctacacagccccacctccctacccacccccacctccctacacacccccacctccctacccaccccgaCCTCCCTACCCATCCCAGcccccctacccacccccacctccctacctacccccacctccctacacacccccacctccctacccaccccgaCCTCCCTACCCATCCCCACCCCCGTACCCACCCGCACCTCCCTACCCAACCCACGATGTACAAAGAAACCCGACAGAACAAATTGGCCGAGGCCAAGGAAAAG TTGAGAGACCATCATGCCCAGACCAACCCTAGTGTTGGTGCAGGAGCAAGCGacaccaaaaagaagaaaataaataatggcacTAACTCTGAGACAACCACTTCTGATGGTTGCCACTCACCTGAGAAT gaaaagaAGGCAAACCACCAACATCAGGAAGCTCTAAGGAGGGAGctagag GCCCAGGTTCATACCATACGAATCCTTACATGTCAGAAAACCGAGCTTCAGACGGCACTCTATTACAGCCAGCAAGCTGTCAAACAGTTGGAAG GAGAGGCCAGGGATCTGATCGGCCGCCTGCATGATTCATGGAAGTTTGCAGGAGAGTTAGAGCAGGCTCTCTCTGCCGTCACTACACAGAAGGAGAAGGCGGATAAG TACATCGAGGAGTTAACAAAGGAGAGGGACACCCTGAGTCTGGAACTGTACAGGAACAC CATAACCGATGAGgagctgaaggagaaaaatgccgaactacaagaaaaacttcgacttgtagaatctgaaaagtctGAGATCCAGCTCAACGTAAAGGAGCTAAAAAGGAAGCTGGAGAGGGCCAAGCTCCTGCTGCCACAG cagcagctgcaggcgGAGGCTGACCACCTGGGTAAGGAGCTGCAGAGTGTGTCAGCAAAGCTCCAAGCCCAGGTGGAAGAGAACGAGTTGTGGAACCGCCTGAACCAGcaacaggaggagaagatgtggagccaggaggagaagatacgggagcgggaggagaagatacgggagcggGAGGAGAAGATAcaagagcaggaggagaagatacgggagcaggaggagaagatgcggaggcaggaggagatgatgcgagagaaggaggagaagatacgggagctgGAGGAGAAGATACATGAGCAGGAAAAGatatgggaggaggaggagaagaggcaggagcaggagaagaTATGCGAgcaggagaagaggcaggagcaggaggagaagatgtggaggcaggaggagaagatacacaagcaggaggagaagatacaggagcaggaggagaagatgtggaggcaggaggagaagatgcatgAGCAGGAGAAGAtatgggaggaggagaagaggcaggagcaggaggagaagatgtggaggcaggaggagaagatacgggagcaggaggagatgtggaggcagaaggagaagatgcaccagcaggaggagaagatacgggagcaggaggagaagatgtggaggcaggaggagaagatatgggagcaggagaagaagatgtggaggcaggaggagaagatacgggagcaggaggagaagatggggaggcaggaggagaagatacgggagcaggaagagaagatgcacgagcaggaggagaagatgtggaggcaggaggagaagatgcacgagcaggagaagatacgggaggaggagaagaggcaggagcaggaggagaagatatggaggcaggagaagatacgggagcaggagaagatgtggaggcagaaggagaagatgcacgagcaggaggaaaagatacgggagcaggaggagaagatgtggaggcaggaggagaaggtgCGGAAGCAGAAAGATATGATGcgagagcaggaggagaagatacgtgAGCAGGAGGAGATGATGCAGgaacaggaggagaagatgcggaggcaggaggagaagatgtgggagCAGGAAGTGAGGCTGCGGcaccaggaggagaagatgcaggaactggag GAGCACCTGGAAGCTGCCATCTACCGAGCAGATGACAAGAACGCACaaacaataaacatgtaa